Proteins encoded within one genomic window of Vanrija pseudolonga chromosome 3, complete sequence:
- the hob3 gene encoding Protein hob3, with translation MSWCVFKKAASRAGTQLMQKTGQVEKTVDHDFQEQESKYRTMEKECTSLQKDAKTYLDAIRTMASSQGRIAETISLFYTADKSSEGAMAGHAYKASVDELDNVVNRDLDGPLRATVLEPVGKLNSYFSNVNSAIDKRNHKLIDYDSTRAKVRKLVEKPADDTTKLPKAQQEHDEAREIYELLNNQLIEELPQLVELRIPYLEPSFEAMVRCQLRFAEEGYEKLSGVQRYFNDNIRDDYANGQLDAQVEGVLGEMKELAIYGA, from the exons ATGTCTTGGTGCGT ATTCAAGAAGGCTGCGTCCCGTGCGGGCACGCAGCTCATGCAGAAGACTGGACAGGTCGAGAAGACTGTCGACCACGACTTCCAGGAGCAGGAGTCCAAGTACCGGAC AATGGAGAAGGAGTGCACCAGCCTGCAAAAGGACGCAAAGACGTACCTTGATGCCATTCGCA ccatggcctcgtcgcAAGGTCGTATCGCCGAGACCATCTCGCTCTTCTACACCGCCGACAAGTCGAGTGAA GGAGCGATGGCTGGTCACGCCTACAAGgcgtcggtcgacgagctcgacaatGTTGTCAACCGTGACTTG GATGGTCCTCTTCGCGCCACTGTCCTCGAGCCAGTCGGCAAGCTCAACAGCTACTTCAGCAATGTCAACTCTGCGATTGACAAGCGCAACCACAAG CTGATCGACTACGACTCAACGCGGGCAAAGGTCCGaaagctcgtcgagaagcccgccgacgacacgacaaAGCTGCCCAAG GCGCAGCaggagcacgacgaggcgcgcgaaATCTACGAGTTACTCAACAACCAGCTGATCGAGGAGCTTCCCcaactcgtcgagctccgTATCC CCTACCTGGAGCCATCGTTCGAGGCCATGGTCCGCTGCCAGCTGCGTttcgccgaggagggctACGAGAAGCTGTCAGGTGTCCAGAGGTACTTCAACGACAACATTCGCGACGACTACGCCAACGGCCAGCTGGATGCGCAGGTTGAGGGTGTGCTTGGAGAGATGAAGGAGCTCGCCATCTACGGCGCTTAG
- the pum2 gene encoding Pumilio 2: protein MENSSDLSSRLSALSVDEAHSAGIRQPGGIPPTPPYANVHTPQRPAFTGYDGGGQFLYYASASVDPATYGAAASAHQAYSYTDLTATPIQSLGSPGGVAYDPYPTPPDNYTTHSPDTRASANQGQPGMTAFQQQIVAAAASARNQTIYRPPQLQPQIHQQVVAQNQVQHGYFAYDRAPYWTHQSPARENNRHRNNLGSPLSSGSPRRNSQHQQTQYALGDFAAHTTFAMQNPLSSGYATAANVQYTLGGTYPYSPSSHYPFTPRQSRRHSEDTGAARSQRLEEFRQRKGNRAELAEIYGSICEFAGDQHGSRFIQNKLESATADERAKVFEEIMPNAYQLMTDVFGNYVIQKLFEHGDQNQKAALAKKMEGHVLQLSMQMYGCRVMQKALEHVLVDQREKLIAELNGHIIECVKSANANHVIQRLISLDPPSSLTDAFVGHVHELSTHSFGCRVLQKAFEVLPPEKIRPLLNEMHSCSPKLMVDQFGNYVVQSVITNTPGREYDRDKVVNEIKTRVFELSRHKFASNVVEKALKFSRAEDRRVLIAEMIGDKAEGAENRIATLLRDSYGNFPVQTALAEADPDQRDKLLAIIVPLMPNLRHTPCGRRLEAKITDYEQKGIIPSLSNSITTSSANSPDLSTVNSDSEGSGKRDTAVPSYSTKSFKPSTGRRVVSSTDSLDEAQVVTLLA, encoded by the exons ATGGAGAACAGTTCCGACCTCTCGAGCCGCCTCTCGGCCCTCTCGGTGGACGAGGCGCATTCTGCCGGCATTCGCCAGCCCGGCGGCATCCCTCCTACTCCGCCGTACGCCAATGTGCACACGCCCCAGCGCCCTGCCTTTACCGGCTATGACGGTGGAGGCCAATTCTTGTACTACGCCAGTGCGAGCGTCGATCCTGCCACGTATGGTGCTGCCGCTAGCGCCCACCAGGCCTACTCCTACACCGACCTGACGGCGACCCCCATCCAGTCCCTTGGCTCCCCCGGTGGAGTCGCCTACGACCCCTATCCTACCCCCCCAGACAACTACACCACCCACAGCCCCGACACGCGCGCAAGTGCCAACCAGGGTCAGCCGGGAATGACCGCCTTCCAGCAGCAGATtgtggcggctgcggcctCGGCTCGCAACCAGACGATTTACCGCCCGCCTCAACTTCAGCCTCAGATCCACCAGCAGGTTGTGGCGCAGAACCAGGTGCAGCATGGCTACTTTGCTTACGACCGCGCTCCGTACTGGACCCACCAGAGCCCCGCACGTGAAAACAAC AGGCACAGGAATAACCTCGGGTCCCCGCTTTCCTCCGGCTCGCCCAGGCGCAacagccagcaccagcagacCCAGTACGCCCTCGGTGACTTTGCGGCACACACGACGTTTGCCATGCAGAACCCCCTGTCCTCTGGTtacgcgacggcggcaaaCGTTCAGTACACCCTCGGTGGCACCTACCCTTACTCCCCTTCTTCACACTACCCCTTCACCCCTCGCCAGTCTCGCCGCCACAGTGAGGACACTGGCGCAGCACGCAGCCAGCGTCTGGAAGAGTTCAGACAGCGCAAGGGAAACcgtgccgagctggcg GAAATCTACGGAAGCATCTGCGAGTTTGCGGGTGACCAGCATGGCTCGCGTTTTATCCAGAACAAGCTTGAGAGTGCcactgccgacgagcgtgccAAGGTCTTTGAAGAGATCATGCCCAATGCTTATCAGCTCATGACGGACGTTTTCGGAAACTATGTGATTCAAAAGCTCTTCGAGCACGGAGACCAGAACCAAAAGGCAGCTCTTGCCAAGAAGATGGAGGGCCATGTCCTCCAGTTGTCAATGCAGATGTACGGCTGCCGG GTCATGCAGAAGGCActcgagcacgtcctcgtcgaccagcgcgagaagctcatcgccgagctcaatGGCCACATCATTGAGTGCGTCAAGtccgccaacgccaaccaCGTCATCCAGCGCCTCATCTCTCTCGACCCCCCAAGCTCTCTCACGGACGCCTTCGTCGGCCACGTCCATGAGCTGTCAACCCACTCGTTTGGCTGCCGCGTGCTCCAGAAGGCGTTCGAGGTGCTCCCACCCGAGAAGATCCGCCCTCTCCTCAACGAGATGCACAGCTGCTCACCCAAGCTCATGGTCGACCAGTTTGGAA ACTATGTTGTTCAAAGTGTCATCACCAACACCCCCGGCCGCGAGTACGACCGTGACAAGGTTGTCAACGAGATCAAGACGCGTGTGTTTGAGC TCAGTCGCCACAAGTTCGCCTCAAACGTCGTGGAGAAGGCTCTCAAGTTCTCTAGAGCCGAGGACCGCCGCGTCCTGATTGCTGAGATGATTGGTgacaaggccgagggtgccgagAACCGCATCGCCACTCTGCTCCGCGACTCGTACGGCAACTTCCCGGTCCAGACTGctctcgccgaggccgacccaGATCAGCGAGACAAG ctcctcgccatcattGTCCCCCTCATGCCCAACCTCCGCCACACGCCATGCGGCCGTCGCCTGGAGGCCAAGATCACTGACTATGAGCAGAAGGGCATCATCCCTTCTCTCTCCAACTCGATCaccacgagctcggccaaTTCGCCGGATCTCTCCACGGTcaacagcgacagcgagggcagcggcaagAGAGACACGGCAGTGCCAAGTTACTCGACCAAGAGCTTCAAGCCGTCGACGGGCCGCCGTGTCGTGAGctcgaccgactcgctcgacgaggcgcaggtTGTGACTCTGCTGGCCTAA
- the RPS1 gene encoding 40S ribosomal protein S1, with the protein MAVGKNKRLSKGKKGIKKKVVDPFTRKDWYDIKAPSFFENRNAGKTLVNRTQGLRNANDSLKGRVIELSLADLNNDQEQSFRKIKLKVEDVSGKACLTSFNGMDFTTDKLRSLVRKWQTLIEASVDVKTTDGYILRLFAIGFTQRNRNQVKKTTYAQSSQVREIRAKMVEIIRREAEGSDLKELVQKFVPESIGREIEKASKGIYPLHNVYIRKAKIVKAPKIDLSKLLETHGDAADAATGSKVIKGGEFVEPEPLASV; encoded by the exons ATGGCGGTTGGAAAGAACAAGCGCCTCTcgaagggcaagaagggtATCAAGAAAAAGGTCGTTGACCCCTTCACCCGCAAGG ACTGGTACGACATCAAGGCCCCCTCCTTCTTCGAGAACCGCAACGCCGGCAAGACCCTCGTCAACCGCACCCAGGGTCTCCGCAATGCCAACGACTCGCTCAAGGGCCGTGTCATCGagctctcgctcgctgacctcAACAACGACCAGGAGCAGTCCTTCCGCAAGATCAAGCTGAAGGTCGAGGACGTTTCG GGCAAGGCCTGCCTCACCTCGTTCAACGGCATGGACTTCACCACCGACAagctccgctcgctcgtccgCAAGTGGCAGACCCTCATTGAGGCCTCGGTCGACGTCAAGACCACCGACGGCTACATCCTCCGCCTCTTCGCCATCGGCTTCACCCAGCGCAACCGCAACCAGGTCAAGAAGACCACCTACGCTCAGTCGTCGCAGGTCCGCGAGATCCGCGCCAAGATGGTTGAGATCATCCGCCGTGAGGCTGAGGGCTCGgacctcaaggagctcgtcCAGAAGTTCGTCCCCGAGTCGATTGGCCGTGAGATCGAGAAGGCCTCCAAGGGCATCTACCCTCTCCACAACGTCTACATCCGCAAGGCCAAGATCGTCAAGGCCCCCAAGATCGACCTCtccaagctcctcgagacCCACGgtgacgctgccgacgccgccaccggctCCAAGGTCAtcaagggcggcgagttTGTCGAGCCTGAGCCTCTCGCCTCGGTCTAA
- the CNB04680 gene encoding GPN-loop GTPase 3 produces MRYAVLVTGPAGAGKSTFCASLITHANTLGRQVHLVNLDPAAERFEYQPAVDIRDLISLEDVMEELEFGPNGGLVYCFEYLLNNLDFLEDELGQYEDEYLIIDCPGQIELYTHIPLLPRLAQFLQTRLGYRTSAVYLVESQFMQDKAKYFAGVLSAMSCMLSLGISMLCLMSKMDLVKDDKGRVRREVGRYLDPDPNLLLEDVNSQTNPKFHSLNKAVVSLIEDQNIVSFLPLDVSAEDSVNTILSHIDNMMQYGEDEEPKVPKDMDEGDFDDY; encoded by the exons atGCGCtacgccgtcctcgtcaccggGCCTGCAGGCGCAGGCAAGTCGACCTTCTGCGCCTCGCTCATCACCCACGCCAACACGCTCGGACGGCAGgtccacctcgtcaacctcgacccggccgccgagcgcttcGAGTACCAGCCTGCCGTGGACATTCGCGATTTGATCAGCCTCGAGGACGTGAtggaggagctcgagttTGGGCCGAATGGCGGGCTCGTGTACTGCTTTGA GTACCTCCTCAACAACCTCGACTTTCTGGAAGACGAGCTCGGACAGTACGAAGACGAGTACCTCATCATCGACTGCCCCGGCCAGATCGAGCTGTACACGCACATCCcgctcctcccccgcctcgcccagtTCCTCCAAACACGGCTCGGGTACCGCACGAGCGCCGTCTACCTCGTCGAGTCGCAGTTCATGCAGGACAAGGCAAAGTACTTTGCCGGCGTGCTCAGCGCCATGAGCTGCATGCTGTCCCTCGGCATCTCGATGCTCTGCCTCATGAGCAAGATGgacctcgtcaaggacgacaaggggCGTGTCaggcgcgaggtcggccgaTACCTCGACCCAGACCCAAATCTCCTGCTGGAAGACGTCAACTCGCAGACCAACCCGAAGTTCCACAGCTTGAACAAGGCAGTCGTGTCCTTG ATAGAGGACCAAAACATCGTGTCCTTCCTCCCGCTCGACGTGTCCGCCGAGGACAGCGTCAACACCATCCTCAGCCACATTGACAACATGATGCAgtacggcgaggacgaggagccaAAGGTTCCAAAGGACATGGACGAGG gcgactttgacgactACTAG
- the CDC11 gene encoding Cell division control protein 11, with translation MPISLLRKAPPKPPPEPVPSLAQLSLPDLTTPLIDTAAWGAASHNGGVVALATSNNGNTAASSPRNTLPPGHAHFKSSGGGGGQSANPARASMPPGFGRNGGGAAGAGFVPPLPGSPRGRAPSLVRDPSGRNPDFHRPFSPEVVGAPLPPQQQQAKPRPRKNGRKGAALTVIVAGTTGAGKTSFIDALTQVLDPATPRFGGRTGPTTTTVRHEVTEADERRALVLLDTPGLPTTGTRAKALSSLLGMIEDRLGRLLDEERKVVRRKSDGGEMVHLVIYLIDARTILCPAAPVEVDWDMVQEPSPNKAPDTRPESDLEPDHTELEARLGVDDIEAIRRFSIRANVMPVLTHADALTTIQLNACRDAVKQDLAAVFGREPLGAYGVLSAGLVSCAWLVVVTTESDVPQDLETEDDDEEHSEPPASAGVTSPLDANKDLPFAVFSPEPGPGFTRTFRWGRADAADAAHSDFPAVRDAVVNAAEWLRMSTREVVYERFRTERLLTARARYSRQA, from the exons ATGCCCATATCGCTTCTCCGCAAggcgccgccaaagccgccgcccgagcccgtcccctcgctcgcccagctcTCCCTGCCCGACCTGACGACCCCGCTGATTgacacggcggcgtggggggCCGCCTCGCacaacggcggcgtggtcgccctcgccaccagcAACAACGGCAACACGGCGGCAAGCAGCCCCCGCAACACGCTCCCGCCAGGCCACGCCCACTTCaagagcagcggcggcggtggtggccagAGCGCAAACCCCGCACGGGCCTCGATGCCGCCTGGCTTTGGGCGgaatggcggcggcgcagcaggagcaggcttcgtgcccccgctgccgggtagcccgcgcggccgcgcgccgagcctcGTGCGCGACCCGTCGGGCCGCAACCCCGACTTTCACCGCCCCTTCTCGCCCGAGGTCGTGGGtgccccgctgcccccgcagcagcagcaggccaagccccgcccgcgcaaGAACGGCCGCAAAGGCGCCGCGCTGACCGTCATCGTGGCCGGCACCACTGGAGCCGGCAAGACGAG CTTCATCGATGCGCTCACCCAGGTGCTCGATCCAGCAACACCCCGCTTCGGGGGCCGCAcgggcccgacgacgacaaccgtGCGACACGAAGTGAcagaggccgacgagcgccgcgccctcgtgCTCCTAGACACGCCTGgcctgccgacgacggggacCCGCGCAAAGGCActctcgtcgctgctcggcaTGATCGAGGACCGGCTGGGCcggctcctcgacgaggagcgcaaggtcgTGCGCCGCAAGTCGGACGGCGGGGAGATGGTGCATCTGG TAATCTACCTCATCGACGCACGCACCATCCtctgccccgccgcgccggtcgaggtcgactggGACATGGTCCAGGAGCCGTCGCCGAACAAGGCGCCCGACACGAGACCAGAGTCGGacctcgagcccgaccacACCGAGCTGGAAGCcaggctcggcgtcgacgacattgaGGCG ATCCGCCGCTTCTCGATCCGCGCAAATGTCATGCCGGTGCtcacgcacgccgacgcactCACCACGATCCAGCTGAATGCGTGCCGCGATGCCGTCAAGCAGGATCTCGCAGCCGTGTTTGGGcgcgagccgctcggcgcgtacGGCGTCCTGAGTGCGGGGCTGGTGAGTTGTGCTTGGCTAGTCGTCGTCACCACAGAGTCTGACGTGCCGCAGGACCTCGAGactgaagacgacgacgaggagcacagCGAGCCCCCAGCGTCGGCAGGCGTCACGTcgcccctcgacgccaacaagGACCTCCCCTTTGCCGTCTTCTCGCCCGAGCCTGGACCTGGGTTCACGCGCACGTTCCGGTGGGGCAGGGCCGATGCTGCCGACGCTGCGCACAGCGACTTccccgccgtgcgcgacgccgtcgtcaatGCCGCCGAGTGGCTGCGCATGTCGACGCGCGAAGTCGTGTACGAGCGATTCAGGACCGAACGTCTCTTGACCGCGCGGGCGCGGTACTCGAGGCAGGCGTGA
- the gda1 gene encoding putative guanosine-diphosphatase, whose product MAEPRPSTDEEHAPLLAGGDDDQDQQQQGGKIFGIYDPSRPLTRLEKVLGAVALLFLILSATFIGLFAGTERTLKKERSKHGDPVTYTSTVTATRTIPPGGEPTGKPSAPVCTSSDCVVAAASIVQSLNTSADPCDDFYEFAVGGWLDANTIPADRGIYGSFHVVADNNKKILTKILDSIDEDSSDKSADASNRRKLKTVYKSCLDVDTLNKAGIEPFSPLAKFVVDKFADFNINPLPKEEDSLVDAAWWRGAYDESYTIPERLVAAAEKNALLRDAQRRGEIRPSAPAPAASSESLDFKPEPVDKERRDKLTTVLSFLHAREVDTLFNFVIEGDSAGNDSQIQALQFWQSFGGLPAKEYYDEAPIVDLYHSVVTGVLTEIAKDQQSATKRSLISDLAGEVAEEGWPWPWPGDDDKGGDDEPDETFEERIDRLAGLVVDFETKIVKAGADLEFITNPHYANNPYAAKDLDAALPFFDLPGYLSTFALRLYPETIIVTYPAYLKSVSRLVAKTPDHVLSAYFITKLALTYAGALGPEVPLRGHVRRLTEALQGIKKGTEENRVDVCLGWVDNLVGFIAGREYVQVAFSPEAKKDGEDIINNIVTAFHDKLPHIPWMDKESATAAQKKAKAIIPKVGYPLYPDATKPESIAGWYSRLDPKNDNFFATVVQSTLIDNSRAWLSVGRKRNRDGWLMNPQTVNAYYSPPDGEIVFPAGILQPPFYSIHWPEYLRYAAFGAVAAHELTHAFDNQGAQYDENGLLRDWWTNSTLEAFDERAQCIARQYSKYWMLDAEGNKVYVNGNLTNGEDIADSGLQQAHAAWKALKLNDVGLPGLEFTPDQLFFLGFARIWATLVRPATAIARIRTDPHSPGIWRATGTLRNLPAFHEAFGCKPGSRHPLAHLPDPLASLRRRRLSSSATSPAAAASVSAAPHPQPTIPADMFSNRKYTPLPTSANQRKRAGGGLTAPKRYLILGVATIVLGLFGWTLFSKPAASTTVYDESNTYDPALDKKPEVEDESIYKSPDIIGSDHPLKGGDHQKPGADSAVSPPPPEDEDDEELVESKPDTKPETSTPESKPHHESTPPLDDDDEESEETPSKTPSKPAGDHPTSFETDKDAASTTFCTKPFSADKPIVQYALTIDAGSTGSRIHVYKFHNCEASPQLEYETFKMLNPGLSSFKDDSEGAAKSLDPLLDEALRVVPPSLHNCSPVEVKATAGLRLLGAEQSEAILAAVRHRLETKYKFPVGKGKDAIEIMEGKDEGVYAWITANYLLKNIGEGATSDETLAVMDLGGASTQIVFEPKFQNDSQIMHDGDHKYELKFGGKKYTLYQHSYLNYGLMRARRSVHNLVAFTWSFAQTKLDWDSLSADIEIANPCLSLGTKRRIELDPPGRSAVNVTMHGGNGGFEACNRIVELVMAKDAVCEVKPCSFNGVYQPSLLDTFPHGKLLALSYFTDRLKPLLGPKHGKVHVGDVHKLAKVVCAGPDAWEKRWGHDKDVMAELHDRPEYCLDLTFMNGLLGLGYELRDERELLVEKKLNDVELGWALGAGLALVSKAELTCTV is encoded by the exons ATGGCAGAGCCACGCCCTTCAACCGACGAAG AGCACGCGCCTcttctcgccggcggcgatgacgaccaggaccagcagcagcagggggGCAAGATCTTCGGCATCTACGACCCCTCCCGCCCGCTCACGCGTCTCGAGaaggtcctcggcgccgtcgcgcttCTCTTCCTGATCCTCTCGGCGACCTTTATCGGTCTGTTCGCCGGCACTGAGCGCACTCTCAAGAAGGAGCGCTCCAAGCATGGCGACCCCGTGACCTACACGTCCACTGTGACAGCGACGCGCACCATCCcgcccggcggcgagccCACGGGCAAGCCCTCAGCC CCCGTCTGCACGTCGTCCGACtgcgtcgttgccgccgcaTCCATTGTCCAGTCCCTCAACACGTCCGCTGACCCCTGCGACGACTTCTACGAGttcgccgtcggcggctggctcgacgccaacACCATCCCTGCTGACCGTGGCATCTACGGCTCGTTCCACGTCGTTGCGGACAACAACAAGAAGATCCTGACCAAGATTCTCGACTCGATCGATGAGGACAGCTCGGACAAGTCGGCCGACGCATCCAACCGCCGCAAGCTCAAGACTGTGTACAAGAGCTGCCTGGATGTTGACACGCTCAACAAGGCCGGCATCGAGCCCTTCTCGCCGCTTGCCAAGTTTGTTGTCGACAAGTTTGCCGACTTTAACATCAACCCCCTgcccaaggaggaggactcgctcgtcgacgcggctTGGTGGCGCGGGGCTTACGACGAGTCGTACACCATCCCCGagcggctcgtcgctgcAGCTGAGAAGAACGCACTCCTTCGCGACGCCCAGCGTCGTGGTGAGATCCGCCCCTCGGCTCCTGCCCCGGCTgcgtcgtccgagtcccTCGACTTCAAGCCTGAGCCGGTTGAcaaggagcgccgcgacAAGCTTACCACGGTCCTCTCCTTCCTCCACGcccgcgaggtcgacaccCTGTTCAACTTTGTCATCGAGGGCGACTCGGCCGGCAACGACTCTCAGATCCAGGCCCTCCAGTTCTGGCAGTCCTTCGGTGGTCTCCCCGCCAAGGAGTACTATGACGAGGCGCCCATCGTCGACCTGTACCACTCTGTCGTCACTGGCGTTCTCACTGAGATTGCCAAGGACCAGCAGTCTGCCACCAAGCGTAGCCTGATCTCGGACCTTGCTGGAGAGGTTGCTGAGGAAGGCTGGCCCTGGCCCTGGCCCGGAGACGATGACAAGGGCGGTGATGACGAGCCGGACGAGACGTTCGAGGAGCGCATTGACAGACTCGCGGGCCTCGTTGTCGACTTTGAGACCAAGATTGTCAAGGCCggtgccgacctcgagtTCATCACCAACCCCCACTACGCCAACAACCCGTACGCAGCCAAGGACCTCGATGCGGCGCTCCCCTTCTTCGACCTCCCGGGCTACCTTTCGACTTTCGCCCTTCGCCTGTACCCCGAGACTATCATTGTCACCTACCCCGCGTACCTCAAGTCGGTGTCCAGGCTCGTTGCCAAGACTCCCGACCATGTCCTGTCTGCTTACTTTATCACCAAGCTCGCTCTTACCTACGCTGGCGCTCTCGGCCCCGAGGTGCCCCTCCGTGGCCATGTTCGCCGCCTGACCGAGGCCCTCCAGGGCATCAAGAAGGGCACCGAGGAGAACCGCGTCGACGTCTGCCTTGGCTGGgtcgacaacctcgtcggCTTTATTGCCGGCCGCGAGTATGTTCAGGTTGCCTTCtcgcccgaggccaagaaggacggcgaggacattATCAACAACATTGTCACTGCCTTCCACGACAAGCTCCCCCACATCCCCTGGATGGACAAGGAgtcggccaccgccgcgcagaagaaggccaaggctaTCATCCCCAAGGTCGGCTACCCTCTCTACCCCGACGCAACCAAGCCGGAGAGCATTGCGGGATGGTACTCGCGCCTTGACCCCAAGAACGACAACTTCTTCGCCACTGTTGTCCAGTCTACCCTCATTGACAACTCGCGCGCGTGGCTCAGCGTCGGCCGCAAGCGTAACCGCGACGGCTGGTTGATGAACCCCCAGACTGTCAACGCGTACTACTCGCCTCCTGACGGAGAGATCGTCTTCCCTGCGGGTATTCTCCAGCCGCCGTTCTACTCGATCCACTGGCCCGAGTACCTTCGCTACGCTGCCTTTGGTGCTGTTGCAGCTCACGAGCTCACGCACGCCTTTGACAACCAGGGCGCGCAATACGACGAGAATG GTCTCCTTCGTGACTGGTGGACCAACTCGACTCTCGAGGCTTTTGACGAGCGCGCCCAGTGCATTGCCCGTCAGTACAGCAAGTACTGGATgctcgatgccgagggcAACAAGGTCTACGTCAACGGCAACCTGACCAACGGCGAGGACATTGCCGACTCTGGTCTGCAGCAGGCGCACGCTGCTTGGAAGgcgctcaagctcaacgACGTCGGCCTCCCCGGCCTCGAGTTCACTCCGGACCAGCTCTTCTTCCTTGGCTTTGCCCGTATCTGGGCCACGCTCGTCCGCCCTGCCACGGCGATTGCGCGTATCCGTACCGACCCGCATTCGCCGGGTATCTGGCGCGCCACCGGCACGCTCCGCAACCTGCCTGCGTTCCACGAGGCGTTTGGCTGCAAGCCTGGCTCGAGG cacccgctcgcgcacctccccgacccgctcgcgtcgctccgccgtcgccgcctctcctcgtccgccacctcgcccgccgccgctgcctctgTGTCTGCGGCGCCCCATCCCCAGCCCACCATTCCCGCCGACATGTTCTCCAACCGCAAGTACACGCCcctgccgacgtcggccaaccagcgcaagcgcgccggcggcggtctCACCGCCCCCAAGCGGTATCTGATCCTCGGCGTGGCGACCATCGTGCTCGGCCTGTTTGGCTGGACATTGTTCTCCAAGCCGGCCGCCAGCACGACCGTCTACGATGAGAGCAACACGTACGACCCTGCGCTTGACAAGAAGCcagaggtcgaggacgagagcaTCTACAAGTCGCCTGATATTATTGGCAGCGACCACCCCCTCAAGGGCGGTGACCACCAGAAGCCGGGAGCCGACAGCGCCGTGTCGCCCCCTCCGcctgaggacgaggacgacgaggagctcgtcgagtcCAAGCCTGACACCAAGCCCGAGACGTCCACGCCCGAGTCCAAGCCGCACCACGAGTCTACACCCCCTcttgacgacgatgacgaggagagcgaggagaCGCCGTCCAAGACGCCTTCCAAGCCCGCCGGTGACCACCCTACCAGCTTCGAGACGGACAAGGACGCTGCGTCCACGACATTCTGCACCAAGCCGTTCAGCGCCGACAAGCCCATTGTCCAGTACGCTCTGACGATTGACGCCGGTTCGACGGGCTCGCGTATCCACGTGTACAAGTTCCACAACTGCGAGGCCTCCCCTCAGCTCGAGTACGAGACGTTCAAGATGCTCAACCCTGGTCTGTCGTCGTTCAAGGACGACTCTGAGGGCGCGGCCAAGTCTCTGGACCCGCTCCTTGACGAGGCTCTCCGTGTCGTTCCCCCCTCGCTTCACAACTGCTCgcccgtcgaggtcaaggctACTGCCGGGCTCCGTCTTCTTGGGGCCGAGCAGTCCGAGGCCATCCTCGCTGCtgtccgccaccgcctcgagACCAAGTACAAGTTCCCTGTCGGCAAGGGCAAAGACGCCATCGAGATCAtggagggcaaggacgagggtgTCTACGCCTGGATCACGGCCAACTACCTCCTCAAGAACATTGGCGAGGGTGCCACCTCGgacgagacgctcgccgtcatggacctcggcggcgcctcgACCCAGATTGTATTTGAGCCCAAGTTCCAGAACGACTCGCAGATCatgcacgacggcgaccacAAGTACGAGCTCAAGTTTGGCGGCAAGAAGTACACGCTCTACCAGCACTCGTACCTCAACTATGGCCTTATgcgtgctcgtcgctcggTTCACAACCTTGTCGCTTTCACGTGGTCGTTTGCGCAGACCAAGCTCGACTGGGACTCGCTCTCTGCCGACATTGAGATTGCCAACCCCTGCCTGTCGCTCGGCACCAAGCGCCGTATCGAGCTTGACCCTCCTGGACGCAGCGCTGTCAACGTGACGATgcacggcggcaacggcggcttTGAGGCTTGCAACCgcatcgtcgagctcgtcatggccaaggacgccgtcTGTGAGGTCAAGCCCTGCTCGTTCAACGGCGTCTACCAGCCTTCGCTCCTCGACACGTTCCCCCACGGCAAGCTTCTCGCCCTGTCGTACTTTACCGACCGCCTCAAGCCCCTGCTTGGCCCCAAGCACGGCAAGGTGCACGTTGGCGATGTGCACAAGCTTGCCAAGGTCGTCTGCGCCGGTCCTGACGCTTGGGAGAAGCGCTGGGGCCACGACAAGGACGTcatggccgagctgcacgacCGCCCAGAGTACTGCCTCGACTTGACGTTTATGaacggcctcctcggcctgggctatgagctgcgcgacgagcgcgagctgcttgtCGAGAAGAAGCTCAACGATGTCGAGTTGGGTTGGGCTCTGGGTgccggccttgcgctcgtgtccaaggccgagctgacgTGCACGGTGTAA